From Streptomyces asiaticus, one genomic window encodes:
- a CDS encoding ATP-binding cassette domain-containing protein, which yields MDIAISAAGLRKAYGDNEVLGGIDLSVEAGTVYGLLGPNGAGKTTTVRTLSTLIKPDEGTAMVAGYDVLSQAHEVRRSIGLTGQYAALDNQLTGRENLVLMGTLLHMGRKRARARADEVLEMFDLTDAADRVVKTYSGGMRRRLDLGASLTGSPPVIFLDEPSTGLDPVSRNALWDMVRKQVAEGVTVLLTTQYLEEADQLAHRIALIDKGLVAAEGTPDELKRKVGGERLEITVRTTEMVEAARVALARISPRGSAPPVVDESGMRVSIALETGIAGVSAAASELQGASVEVVDFLVRRPSLDDVFLELTGAEPEAGPEAELETTSR from the coding sequence ATGGATATCGCAATCTCCGCGGCGGGTCTGCGGAAGGCTTACGGCGACAACGAGGTGCTGGGCGGCATCGACCTGTCCGTCGAGGCGGGCACGGTCTACGGGCTCCTGGGCCCCAACGGCGCCGGCAAGACGACCACGGTGCGGACGCTGTCGACGCTGATCAAGCCCGATGAGGGCACCGCGATGGTGGCGGGCTACGACGTGCTGAGCCAGGCGCACGAGGTGCGCCGCAGCATCGGGCTGACGGGTCAGTACGCCGCGCTGGACAATCAGTTGACCGGCCGCGAGAACCTGGTGCTGATGGGAACGCTGCTGCACATGGGCCGCAAGCGGGCCCGCGCCCGCGCTGATGAGGTGCTGGAGATGTTCGACCTCACCGATGCCGCCGACCGGGTCGTCAAGACCTACTCGGGCGGTATGCGCCGCAGGCTGGACCTGGGCGCCAGCCTGACCGGGAGCCCGCCGGTGATCTTCCTGGACGAGCCGTCCACGGGTCTGGACCCGGTCAGCAGGAACGCGCTGTGGGACATGGTGCGCAAGCAGGTCGCCGAGGGGGTCACCGTGCTGCTGACCACCCAGTACCTGGAAGAGGCCGATCAGCTCGCGCACCGTATCGCGCTGATCGACAAGGGGCTGGTGGCAGCGGAGGGCACGCCCGACGAGCTGAAGCGGAAGGTCGGCGGCGAGCGGCTGGAGATCACCGTACGGACCACCGAGATGGTGGAGGCCGCCCGGGTCGCGCTGGCCCGGATCTCCCCGCGGGGCTCCGCCCCACCGGTCGTCGACGAGAGCGGGATGCGGGTGTCGATCGCGCTGGAGACCGGTATCGCCGGTGTCTCCGCGGCGGCGTCGGAGCTCCAGGGGGCCTCGGTCGAGGTGGTCGACTTCCTCGTGCGGCGCCCCTCGCTCGACGACGTGTTCCTGGAGCTGACCGGAGCCGAACCCGAGGCCGGACCCGAGGCCGAATTGGAGACGACGAGCCGATGA
- a CDS encoding aminotransferase class I/II-fold pyridoxal phosphate-dependent enzyme, translated as MTGRTAPSGVSRPPLSLDEYAERARTRLGPEIWDFIEGGAGEERTLAANRAAFDRTRLSPRVLTGVGECDPSTTVLGRRWGAPVAVAPMAYHTLMHPDGETATARAAGAAGLPLVVSTFAGRTFAEIAAAATSPLWLQVYCFRDRDTTRRLIEHAEAAGFEALVLTVDTPRLGRRLRDLRNDFRLPPHIAPANLPADEADYSSPSEHGRTGLDPALDWSVIAWLRSVSRLPVLVKGVMTAEDARRAIAAGVDGIVVSNHGGRQLDGAPATLDVLAPIAAAVDGRCALLLDGGVRRGRDVLGALALGADAVLLGRPVLHGLAVAGGAGVAGVLGLVLDELSEAMTLTGTATVADADASLPAGPEDTAAARHRRSGEAPLPDRPEPTGTATATLHKENLHRSVTDTSPPTAPANTPTAGLRKQDLHRSVSDPVLDTMNFLNEITGRFPDVVSFAPGRPYEEFFDKDEILEHIRRYLDHLAAGGASDEAIRTALYQYGPTAGQIRELISDSLRADEGIDAPPGAIVVTVGAQEGMLLALRALFADPGDVLLVASPCYVGITGAASLLGVPVHPVEERADGLDVADVEAAVLAERARGRRPRAFYVVPDHSNPSGNTMSRRAREELLELAARHDLLILEDSPYRLVSPGVQLPTLKSMDHARRVIHLGSYSKSVFPSARVGFVVADQPVRDPSGAESLLADELAKIKSMVTVNTPALSQAAVAGALLACGGRLTERNAVPAKHYGEALRVTLEQLDRHFPEDVRDRLGIGWNRPSGGFFLTVRVPFPADNAALLRSAEDHGVIWTPMAYFYPGPGGERSIRLSFSYLSPAEIEDGIARLAAFLHAEIERPGATGPTSGRDT; from the coding sequence GTGACCGGCCGCACGGCCCCCTCCGGCGTCTCCCGGCCGCCGCTGTCCCTCGACGAGTACGCCGAGCGGGCGCGCACCCGACTGGGCCCGGAGATCTGGGACTTCATCGAGGGCGGGGCCGGGGAGGAGCGGACGCTCGCCGCCAACCGGGCGGCGTTCGACCGCACCCGGCTCAGCCCCCGGGTCCTGACCGGAGTGGGTGAGTGCGACCCGTCCACCACGGTCCTGGGACGGCGGTGGGGGGCGCCGGTGGCCGTGGCGCCCATGGCCTACCACACCCTGATGCACCCCGACGGCGAGACGGCCACCGCGCGGGCGGCTGGCGCGGCCGGGCTCCCGCTCGTGGTGAGCACCTTCGCCGGGCGGACCTTCGCCGAGATCGCCGCGGCCGCCACCTCGCCGCTGTGGCTCCAGGTCTACTGCTTCCGCGACCGCGACACGACCCGGCGGCTCATCGAACACGCGGAGGCCGCCGGGTTCGAGGCGCTGGTCCTGACCGTCGACACCCCGCGGCTCGGCCGCCGACTGCGCGACCTGCGCAACGACTTCCGGCTGCCGCCGCACATCGCGCCCGCCAACCTGCCCGCCGACGAGGCCGATTACTCGTCCCCGTCCGAGCACGGGCGCACCGGCCTCGACCCCGCGCTCGACTGGTCGGTCATCGCCTGGCTGCGCTCGGTCAGCCGGCTGCCCGTACTGGTCAAGGGCGTCATGACCGCCGAGGACGCCCGGCGCGCGATCGCCGCCGGTGTGGACGGCATCGTGGTCTCCAACCACGGCGGACGGCAGCTGGACGGGGCACCGGCCACCCTGGACGTGCTCGCCCCGATCGCCGCCGCCGTGGACGGCCGCTGCGCCCTGCTCCTGGACGGCGGCGTCCGCCGCGGCCGGGACGTCCTCGGCGCCCTCGCCCTGGGGGCGGACGCCGTGCTGCTCGGCCGCCCGGTGCTGCACGGACTGGCCGTGGCGGGCGGGGCCGGCGTGGCGGGCGTCCTGGGCCTGGTCCTGGACGAGCTGTCGGAGGCCATGACGCTGACCGGCACCGCCACCGTCGCCGACGCGGACGCCTCGCTGCCGGCCGGGCCGGAGGACACCGCCGCGGCGCGCCACCGCCGCTCCGGCGAGGCACCGCTCCCCGACCGGCCGGAGCCGACGGGCACCGCCACGGCGACCCTGCACAAGGAGAATCTGCACCGCAGCGTGACGGACACCTCGCCACCGACCGCACCCGCAAACACCCCCACGGCCGGACTGCGCAAGCAGGATCTGCACCGCAGCGTGTCCGACCCGGTGCTGGACACCATGAACTTCCTGAACGAGATCACCGGCCGCTTCCCGGACGTGGTCTCCTTCGCCCCCGGAAGGCCGTACGAGGAGTTCTTCGACAAGGACGAGATCCTCGAGCACATCCGCCGCTACCTCGACCACTTGGCCGCGGGCGGTGCCTCGGACGAGGCCATCCGCACCGCGCTGTACCAGTACGGCCCGACCGCCGGCCAGATCCGCGAGCTGATCTCCGACTCGCTCCGCGCCGACGAGGGCATCGACGCCCCGCCGGGCGCGATCGTGGTGACGGTGGGCGCCCAGGAGGGGATGCTGCTGGCCCTGCGCGCGCTCTTCGCGGACCCCGGGGACGTCCTGCTGGTCGCCAGCCCCTGCTACGTGGGCATCACCGGGGCCGCCAGTCTGCTGGGGGTGCCCGTGCACCCCGTCGAGGAGCGGGCCGACGGTCTTGACGTGGCCGATGTGGAGGCCGCCGTCCTCGCCGAGCGGGCCCGGGGCCGCCGCCCGCGCGCCTTCTACGTGGTGCCGGACCATTCGAACCCGTCGGGCAACACCATGTCCCGGCGCGCCCGCGAGGAGTTGCTGGAGCTGGCGGCCCGGCACGATCTGCTCATCCTCGAGGACAGCCCGTACCGGCTGGTCAGCCCCGGCGTCCAGCTGCCCACGCTGAAGTCGATGGACCACGCGCGTCGGGTGATCCACCTCGGGTCGTACTCGAAGTCGGTGTTCCCCAGCGCCCGCGTCGGATTCGTCGTCGCGGACCAGCCCGTGCGGGATCCGTCGGGGGCCGAGAGCCTGCTCGCCGACGAACTCGCCAAGATCAAGAGCATGGTGACGGTGAACACCCCGGCGCTGAGCCAGGCGGCCGTCGCCGGTGCCCTGCTGGCCTGCGGCGGCCGGCTCACCGAGCGCAACGCGGTGCCGGCCAAGCACTACGGCGAGGCGCTCCGCGTCACCCTCGAGCAACTGGACCGCCACTTCCCCGAGGACGTCCGCGACCGGCTCGGCATCGGCTGGAACCGGCCCAGCGGCGGCTTCTTCCTCACCGTCCGGGTTCCGTTCCCCGCCGACAACGCCGCGCTGCTGCGCTCGGCCGAGGACCACGGAGTCATCTGGACACCGATGGCCTACTTCTACCCGGGCCCCGGCGGCGAACGGTCGATCCGGCTCTCCTTCAGCTATCTGAGCCCCGCGGAGATCGAGGACGGCATCGCACGGCTCGCCGCCTTCCTGCACGCGGAGATCGAGCGCCCCGGCGCCACCGGACCCACCTCGGGACGTGACACATGA
- a CDS encoding cytochrome P450 family protein, whose amino-acid sequence MAEETSRAPEVLGEDFIRDPYPVYARLRERTPVARVVLGGAPMWLVLRHEAARAALTEPKLHKDPERCARLAAKHAGIDPVGQPAEKSPGRRMLVEHMLGMDPPHHTRLRKLVAKAFTARQIQALRPRIEHTVGALLDDVAGQGEVDLLKVFAFPLPLTVISEMIGVPEADQAAFGAWSNALTVAVQPQEMHRIADRMAEYLTGLIAAKRAAPADDLISGLIQARDDEDRLSENELVSMVFQLLVAGYETTAHLIGNGMLALLRHPDQLAALRADRSLLRGAVEEFCRYDNSLHLNTLSVTSEPVEIAGVRVPADEFVIVSLGAANHDPERFEDPERFDIRREAGGHLAFGHGIHHCMGAPLARSQAEIAVGALLDRFPRIELAVAPEELRREVNLTRGLESLPVRLG is encoded by the coding sequence ATGGCCGAGGAGACCAGCCGGGCGCCGGAGGTGCTGGGTGAGGACTTCATCCGCGACCCGTACCCGGTGTACGCCCGGCTCCGCGAGCGGACCCCGGTGGCGCGGGTCGTGCTCGGCGGGGCACCGATGTGGCTGGTGCTCCGCCATGAGGCGGCGCGCGCCGCGCTGACCGAGCCGAAACTGCACAAGGACCCCGAGCGCTGTGCCCGGCTGGCCGCCAAGCACGCGGGCATCGACCCCGTCGGGCAGCCCGCCGAGAAGTCGCCCGGCCGGCGGATGCTGGTGGAGCACATGCTGGGCATGGACCCGCCCCACCACACCCGGCTGCGCAAGCTGGTGGCCAAGGCGTTCACCGCACGGCAGATCCAGGCGCTCCGGCCGCGGATCGAGCACACGGTCGGTGCCCTGCTCGACGACGTCGCCGGGCAGGGCGAGGTGGATCTGCTGAAGGTGTTCGCCTTCCCGCTGCCGCTCACCGTGATCTCCGAGATGATCGGCGTCCCCGAGGCCGACCAGGCCGCCTTCGGAGCGTGGTCCAACGCGCTGACCGTGGCCGTCCAGCCGCAGGAGATGCACCGCATCGCCGACCGGATGGCGGAGTACCTCACCGGGCTGATCGCCGCCAAGCGGGCCGCCCCGGCCGACGACCTGATCAGCGGGTTGATCCAGGCGCGGGACGACGAGGACCGGCTCAGCGAGAACGAGCTGGTGTCGATGGTCTTCCAGCTCCTGGTGGCCGGATACGAGACCACCGCGCATCTGATCGGCAACGGGATGCTCGCCCTGCTGCGCCACCCGGACCAGCTCGCCGCCCTGCGCGCGGACCGGTCGCTGCTGCGGGGCGCGGTCGAGGAGTTCTGCCGCTACGACAACTCGCTGCACCTGAACACGCTCTCGGTGACCTCGGAACCGGTGGAGATCGCCGGTGTCCGCGTCCCGGCCGACGAGTTCGTCATCGTCTCGCTCGGCGCGGCCAATCACGACCCCGAACGCTTCGAGGACCCCGAACGGTTCGACATCCGCCGGGAGGCCGGCGGGCATCTGGCGTTCGGCCACGGCATCCACCACTGCATGGGCGCGCCCCTCGCCCGGTCGCAGGCCGAGATCGCCGTCGGCGCGCTGCTCGACCGCTTCCCGCGGATCGAACTGGCCGTGGCGCCGGAGGAGTTGCGCCGCGAGGTGAACCTGACCCGGGGGCTGGAGTCACTGCCGGTCCGGCTCGGCTGA
- the hppD gene encoding 4-hydroxyphenylpyruvate dioxygenase — protein MTAHDVEYIEIYTSDQRKTTDYFVSGMGFQEEARCRTGALESILLRRQEIQLVITSGPGTADFLAAHGDGIADIAFACEDPLAAHQGALAAGGRDLTSGNPAGPAVSGFGAVRHTLLKRSAGRPQGLPPGRDWVTSPKDAAQAGTTTELRLLDHIAVCLDAGTLHDTVRYYMDGFGFEQYSSEYVAVGEQAMDSIVVRSPSSGITFTIIEPDSTKKPGQIDEFLERNGGPGVQHLAFLVDEIIPAVVEFETRGIEFLQTPGTYYDALAERIDNLDETITDLRKTNVLADRDEWGYLLQLFTRSPFERRTLFFELIQRHGAQGFGSSNIRALYEAVERARAANS, from the coding sequence GTGACCGCGCATGACGTCGAGTACATCGAGATCTACACCAGCGATCAGCGGAAAACCACGGACTATTTCGTGTCCGGTATGGGTTTTCAGGAAGAGGCCCGGTGCCGGACCGGCGCGCTGGAATCGATCCTGCTCCGCCGACAGGAAATCCAGCTCGTCATCACCTCGGGACCGGGCACGGCCGACTTCCTGGCCGCACACGGTGACGGCATCGCCGACATCGCCTTCGCCTGCGAGGACCCCCTCGCGGCCCACCAGGGCGCCCTGGCCGCCGGCGGCCGCGATCTGACCTCCGGCAACCCGGCCGGCCCCGCCGTCTCCGGCTTCGGCGCCGTCCGCCACACCCTCCTCAAGCGCTCCGCGGGCCGGCCGCAGGGGCTGCCCCCGGGCCGGGACTGGGTCACCTCGCCGAAGGACGCCGCCCAGGCCGGCACCACGACCGAACTGCGGCTGCTCGACCACATCGCGGTCTGTCTCGACGCCGGCACCCTGCACGACACCGTCCGGTACTACATGGACGGATTCGGCTTCGAGCAGTACTCCAGCGAATACGTCGCCGTCGGCGAGCAGGCCATGGACTCCATCGTGGTGCGCAGCCCCTCGTCCGGGATCACCTTCACCATCATCGAGCCCGACAGCACCAAGAAGCCGGGCCAGATCGACGAATTCCTGGAGCGGAACGGCGGCCCGGGGGTGCAGCACCTGGCATTCCTCGTGGACGAGATCATCCCGGCCGTCGTCGAGTTCGAGACCCGGGGCATCGAGTTCCTGCAAACCCCCGGCACCTACTACGACGCCCTCGCCGAGCGGATCGACAACCTCGACGAGACGATCACCGATCTGCGCAAGACCAATGTGCTCGCCGACCGCGACGAGTGGGGCTACCTGTTGCAGCTCTTCACCCGCTCGCCCTTCGAGCGGCGCACGCTGTTCTTCGAACTCATCCAGCGCCACGGGGCCCAGGGCTTCGGAAGCTCCAACATCCGCGCGCTGTACGAGGCCGTCGAGCGCGCCCGGGCGGCCAACTCGTGA
- a CDS encoding ABC transporter permease has translation MTTYVLSDALALAGRHIRHLRRAPQRILSITLMPIMFVFLFGYLFGSSMNVPEGDYHEYIMAGIFTQMMLAGVINTGVGVAEDLSNGLVDRFRSLPMGKGSVLLGRTLSDVLLNAISCCAMLSVGLLIGWRIHGGPLKALAGFGLLLLLGYATAWLGSLVGLLLRDPQAVNSVAMVITMPLTFLSATFYPSQNLPGWVRPVAEWNPVTTLTTGMRELWGNPTGNGADPAFPLRHPVAASLIMVVALLIVVIPLANRAYERAAAR, from the coding sequence ATGACCACCTATGTCCTGAGCGACGCGCTCGCCCTGGCGGGCCGCCACATACGGCATCTGAGGCGGGCACCGCAGCGGATCCTCAGCATCACCCTGATGCCGATCATGTTCGTGTTCCTCTTCGGCTATCTCTTCGGCAGTTCGATGAACGTGCCGGAGGGCGACTACCACGAATACATCATGGCGGGCATCTTCACCCAGATGATGCTGGCCGGCGTCATCAACACCGGTGTGGGGGTGGCGGAGGACCTCTCCAACGGCCTGGTGGACCGGTTCCGTTCGCTGCCGATGGGCAAGGGTTCGGTGCTGCTCGGCCGGACCCTCTCCGACGTGCTGCTCAACGCGATCTCCTGTTGTGCGATGCTCTCCGTCGGCCTGCTCATCGGCTGGCGCATCCACGGCGGGCCGCTCAAGGCCCTCGCGGGCTTCGGTCTGTTGCTGCTGCTCGGTTACGCCACGGCGTGGCTCGGCTCGCTCGTCGGGCTGCTGCTGCGCGATCCCCAGGCGGTCAACTCGGTGGCCATGGTGATCACCATGCCGCTCACCTTCCTGTCGGCGACCTTCTACCCGTCCCAGAACCTGCCGGGCTGGGTGCGTCCGGTGGCCGAATGGAACCCGGTGACCACCCTGACCACCGGGATGCGTGAGCTGTGGGGCAACCCCACGGGGAACGGCGCCGATCCGGCGTTCCCGCTGCGGCATCCGGTGGCGGCCTCGCTGATCATGGTGGTGGCTCTGCTGATCGTCGTGATCCCGCTGGCCAACCGGGCCTACGAGCGGGCCGCCGCGCGCTGA
- a CDS encoding ABC1 kinase family protein, translating into MTWLAATSIDDLSFGLLIVLIAVSSLGVFVFGVSAISGRLLGIRVGPLRALGAGLVGLGAMLVFKPTMHDQQSMGVLYGVQVGVSVLAAMATLVLAEVFLPRGSWALPMRLWRAMRSRLRRTRRYSQISRIFMRHGLSRPLRSRHSLERALRPGEFGERMARGLRLALEECGGAFIKLGQLLSTRRDLLPPHFIDELSRLQSDVAPAPWGDVAALLRAELGRPVEDAFEWIEQVPLAAASIAQVHRAKLTGGPVVVVKVQRPGIREMVERDLDIVVAVSRGLQQRSRSSHAMGLRDLGDGFSTSVREELDFRIEANNAAVVAASCGGYEADAPVRVPRVHEEFTTARVMVQEWLEGVTFDRAAAVAERKGLDRHQIARTAFAAMLHQILKAGVFHADPHPGNVLLLDKGRIGLLDFGSVGRIDPSVRHALQEMLVAVDRGDRAGLHDALMALLGTRATRSEDLMLNSLLLERELGQFMAQHLGAGARPDTEMFTALFQLLARFGLAVPPEVAAVFRALATIEGTLGRITPDFNMIDEARSIAVDLLTDRLRFRATGTGSEEEGGFASGFSSLARSATHEFLSALPMLRRLPRRAERIGASLEEGRFTVRVRVLADERERRFVSGLIHQMTVTLLGACTGLMGVVLVVFGTGRGPRVTAEVELFPLLGYQMLAVSAILMLRALYTALRRPNTHDTF; encoded by the coding sequence ATGACCTGGCTGGCTGCCACCAGCATCGACGATCTGTCCTTCGGGCTGCTGATCGTGCTGATCGCCGTGTCGTCGCTGGGCGTCTTCGTCTTCGGCGTCTCGGCGATCTCCGGTCGGCTGCTCGGCATCCGGGTGGGCCCGCTGCGCGCCCTCGGCGCCGGTCTGGTCGGGCTGGGCGCGATGCTCGTCTTCAAGCCGACCATGCACGACCAGCAGAGCATGGGCGTGCTGTACGGCGTGCAGGTCGGGGTGTCCGTCCTCGCCGCGATGGCCACCCTGGTGCTGGCCGAGGTCTTTCTGCCGCGCGGCAGCTGGGCGCTGCCCATGCGGCTGTGGCGCGCGATGCGCAGCCGGCTGCGGCGCACCCGCCGCTATTCGCAGATCAGCCGGATCTTCATGCGCCACGGGCTGAGCCGTCCGCTGCGCAGCCGGCACAGTCTGGAACGGGCCCTGCGGCCCGGCGAGTTCGGCGAGCGGATGGCCAGGGGGCTGCGGCTGGCGCTGGAGGAGTGCGGCGGGGCCTTCATCAAACTGGGCCAGCTGCTGTCCACCCGGCGCGATCTGCTGCCCCCGCACTTCATCGACGAACTCAGCCGATTGCAGAGCGATGTGGCGCCCGCGCCGTGGGGGGACGTGGCGGCGCTGCTGCGCGCGGAGCTGGGCAGGCCGGTGGAGGACGCCTTCGAGTGGATCGAGCAGGTCCCGCTCGCGGCCGCCTCGATCGCCCAGGTCCACCGCGCCAAGCTGACCGGAGGCCCGGTGGTCGTGGTGAAGGTCCAGCGCCCGGGGATCCGCGAGATGGTCGAGCGCGACCTGGACATCGTCGTCGCGGTCAGCCGCGGCCTCCAGCAGCGGTCCCGGTCCTCCCACGCCATGGGGCTGCGGGATCTGGGCGACGGCTTCTCCACCTCCGTGCGGGAGGAGCTGGACTTCCGGATCGAGGCCAACAACGCCGCGGTGGTGGCGGCGTCCTGCGGCGGGTACGAGGCGGACGCCCCGGTGCGCGTGCCCCGGGTGCACGAGGAGTTCACCACGGCCAGGGTGATGGTCCAGGAGTGGCTGGAGGGGGTCACCTTCGACCGTGCGGCGGCCGTCGCGGAGCGCAAGGGGCTGGACCGCCACCAGATCGCCCGGACCGCCTTCGCCGCCATGCTCCACCAGATCCTGAAGGCGGGGGTGTTCCACGCCGATCCGCATCCGGGCAATGTGCTGCTGCTCGACAAGGGGCGCATCGGCCTGCTCGACTTCGGCTCGGTGGGCCGTATCGACCCGTCCGTACGCCATGCCCTCCAGGAGATGCTGGTGGCCGTCGACCGCGGCGACCGGGCCGGTCTGCACGACGCGCTGATGGCCCTGCTCGGCACGAGGGCCACCAGGAGCGAGGACCTGATGCTCAACTCGCTGCTGCTGGAGCGCGAGCTGGGGCAGTTCATGGCCCAGCACCTGGGGGCGGGGGCGCGGCCGGACACCGAGATGTTCACCGCGCTGTTCCAGCTGCTCGCCCGGTTCGGTCTCGCCGTGCCGCCGGAGGTGGCCGCCGTCTTCCGGGCCCTGGCGACCATCGAGGGCACCCTGGGCCGGATCACCCCCGACTTCAACATGATCGACGAGGCCCGGTCGATCGCCGTGGACCTCCTCACCGACCGGCTGCGGTTCCGCGCCACGGGTACCGGGAGCGAGGAGGAGGGCGGGTTCGCGTCCGGGTTCTCGTCCCTGGCGCGGAGCGCGACCCATGAGTTCCTGTCCGCGCTGCCGATGCTGCGGCGGCTGCCCCGGAGGGCGGAGCGGATCGGCGCGTCGCTGGAGGAGGGGCGGTTCACGGTCCGGGTGCGGGTGCTCGCCGACGAGCGGGAGCGGCGTTTCGTCTCCGGGCTGATCCACCAGATGACGGTCACGCTGCTGGGGGCCTGCACCGGGCTGATGGGGGTGGTCCTGGTGGTGTTCGGCACCGGGCGCGGGCCCCGGGTCACCGCGGAGGTGGAGCTGTTCCCGCTGCTCGGCTATCAGATGCTCGCGGTCAGCGCGATCCTCATGCTGCGCGCCCTCTACACCGCGCTGCGCCGGCCGAACACCCACGACACGTTCTAG
- a CDS encoding prephenate dehydrogenase gives MRTAVVVGTGLIGTSIALALSRWGVLVYLDDADTTAARTAEALGAGSLEMPTGPVDLAVLAVPPASIGTVLARCQRDGLAHTYTDVASVKVRPHEEVRAAGGDPSRYIGGHPLAGGERSGPLAARADLFEGRPWVLTPSPLTDRSALNRGLELVSLCGGVPVLMDTDAHDRAVALTSHAPHLVASMMAARLEHAEAEHIRVSGQGLRDVTRIAAGEPALWSDILTANADAVADVLDDYAKDLEQLIAVLRALPGAESEGRRQAAADLQELLRRGNRGHARVPHKQRSRPAEYVAIPVAVPDQPGALARLFSTVGEAGVNIEDVRIEHSLDQPRGLVELLVDSTSVAGVRRVLDANGWTMREKPLLVGDA, from the coding sequence ATGAGAACCGCCGTCGTCGTCGGAACCGGGCTGATCGGCACGTCCATCGCCCTCGCCCTGAGCCGCTGGGGCGTCCTGGTGTACCTGGACGACGCCGACACCACGGCCGCCAGGACCGCCGAGGCCCTGGGGGCGGGCTCGCTGGAGATGCCCACCGGGCCGGTGGACCTCGCCGTCCTCGCGGTGCCGCCCGCGAGCATCGGCACCGTGCTCGCCCGCTGTCAGCGGGACGGGCTGGCACACACCTACACCGATGTGGCCAGCGTCAAGGTGCGGCCGCACGAGGAGGTCCGCGCGGCCGGTGGCGATCCGTCCCGCTACATCGGCGGACATCCGCTGGCCGGCGGCGAGCGCTCCGGTCCGCTCGCGGCCCGCGCCGACCTCTTCGAGGGGCGCCCCTGGGTGCTGACCCCCTCGCCCCTCACCGATCGCTCGGCGCTCAACCGGGGGCTGGAGCTGGTCTCGCTGTGCGGTGGTGTCCCCGTCCTGATGGACACCGACGCCCATGACCGCGCCGTCGCCCTGACCTCGCACGCACCGCATCTGGTCGCCTCGATGATGGCGGCCAGGCTGGAGCACGCCGAGGCCGAGCACATCCGGGTGTCGGGACAGGGGCTGCGGGACGTCACCCGCATCGCGGCGGGCGAACCCGCCCTGTGGAGCGACATCCTGACCGCGAACGCCGACGCGGTGGCCGACGTCCTCGACGACTACGCCAAGGACCTGGAACAACTGATCGCCGTCCTGCGGGCGCTGCCCGGGGCGGAGTCCGAGGGGCGCCGGCAGGCCGCCGCCGATCTCCAGGAGTTGCTGCGGCGCGGCAACCGGGGCCACGCCCGCGTACCGCACAAACAGCGTTCCCGGCCCGCCGAGTACGTGGCGATCCCGGTGGCCGTCCCGGACCAGCCCGGAGCGCTGGCCCGGCTGTTCTCCACCGTCGGCGAGGCCGGGGTCAACATCGAGGACGTGCGCATCGAGCACTCCCTCGACCAGCCGCGCGGCCTGGTCGAACTGCTCGTGGATTCAACCTCGGTAGCGGGCGTACGGCGGGTGCTGGACGCCAACGGCTGGACCATGCGGGAGAAGCCACTGCTGGTCGGCGACGCCTGA
- a CDS encoding MupA/Atu3671 family FMN-dependent luciferase-like monooxygenase: protein MDFSLFYFANNDTEERDRYRLLLDGARFADDNGFTAVWTPERHFHPFGGLYPNPSVTGAAVAAVTQRVAVRAGSVVAPLHHPMRIAEEWSVVDNLSGGRAGVALASGWHAADFALRPENYETRKSGLMETVETIRRLWRRESVSLTDGAGETVELTMFPPPVQPELPMWLTSGGTPATFTLAGEHGMGMLTHLLGQEVEVLARRIEEYRRAHREHQPASAGQGHVAVMVHTFVGTDRDTVRETVREPFSRYLASSFDLLIKAAEAAGAQGADMSRELRSMGPEDRQFLVAQAFDRYFETSGMFGTVDDCMAMLKQLKDAGVDEVACLVDFGVPTDEVIGGFEHLARLHDTWRAHQGS, encoded by the coding sequence ATGGATTTCAGCCTGTTCTACTTCGCCAACAACGACACCGAGGAGCGCGACCGCTACCGGCTGCTGCTGGACGGCGCCCGGTTCGCCGACGACAACGGCTTCACCGCGGTGTGGACCCCCGAGCGCCACTTCCATCCGTTCGGCGGGCTCTACCCCAACCCCTCGGTGACGGGCGCCGCGGTGGCGGCGGTCACCCAGCGGGTCGCGGTGCGCGCCGGAAGCGTCGTGGCGCCGCTGCACCACCCGATGCGGATCGCCGAGGAGTGGTCGGTCGTCGACAACCTCTCGGGCGGGCGGGCCGGGGTGGCGCTCGCCTCCGGCTGGCACGCCGCGGACTTCGCGCTCCGCCCGGAGAACTACGAGACCCGCAAGTCCGGGCTGATGGAGACGGTCGAGACCATCCGCCGGCTCTGGCGGCGGGAGAGCGTGTCCCTGACCGACGGGGCGGGCGAGACGGTGGAGCTGACCATGTTCCCGCCGCCCGTCCAGCCCGAGCTGCCGATGTGGCTGACCAGCGGCGGCACCCCGGCGACGTTCACGCTGGCCGGTGAGCACGGGATGGGGATGCTCACCCATCTGCTCGGCCAGGAGGTCGAGGTCCTCGCCCGGCGCATCGAGGAGTACCGCCGGGCGCACCGGGAGCACCAGCCCGCCTCGGCCGGGCAGGGGCATGTGGCCGTGATGGTGCACACCTTCGTGGGCACCGACCGCGACACCGTGCGGGAGACTGTGCGCGAGCCGTTCTCCCGCTATCTGGCCAGCTCCTTCGATCTGCTGATCAAGGCGGCCGAGGCGGCGGGCGCCCAGGGCGCGGACATGTCCCGGGAGCTGAGGAGCATGGGCCCGGAGGACCGTCAGTTCCTGGTGGCCCAGGCGTTCGACCGGTACTTCGAGACCAGCGGGATGTTCGGCACCGTCGACGACTGCATGGCGATGCTCAAGCAGCTGAAGGACGCGGGGGTGGACGAGGTCGCCTGTCTGGTGGACTTCGGTGTGCCGACCGATGAGGTGATCGGCGGCTTCGAGCACCTGGCCCGCCTCCATGACACCTGGCGTGCGCATCAGGGGAGCTGA